The sequence CGCCCCGATTTCACCCTGGTCACGGCATCCCGGGGCGGGCGTCCGGTGGGCACGTACCTGCTTTCCGCCTCACGTTCCGGAACCGGCGTCTATTATTTCGCCACCCTTCCGGAGGCGCGGCGAACCGGCGCGGGAAAAGCGATGATGAGCGACATTTTTCTCCGAGCCGCAGAACGCGGCAGGCCGGTCACGCTGCAGTCCACCCCTTCCGGCCTGCCCTTCTACCTCGCTCAGGGGTTCGAAAGACTGTTCGACATTCCCGTGCACTCCCAATCTTCCGATATTTTCTGATATTTTCTGAAAGAAGTTTTCTGAAAAGAAGTTTTCCAATGACTGGAGGTTGTCGCCGTGCTGTCTGAAAACAGAAAAAAAATGCTGAGGGAGCTCTGCCAGGATGCTATTCGCACAAAAAGCCCCTCCGGCCGGGAAGAGGGCGTCGCGTCCCTGCTTGGCAAGACCATGAGGAAGCTGGGTTTCGCCAGGGTGGAAACCGACCGTCTGGGAAACGTTGTGGGGCAAATCCCCTTGGGCGGGGGCGGAAAGCGGCTTCTTCTGGAGGGGCACATGGACCACGTGGGGCCGGGCGACCTTTCGAAGTGGGTTCACGACCCCTGGGGCGCGGAAATCGAGGACGGAAAACTCTACGGCAGAGGAACCAGCGACATGAAGGGGAACCTCTGCGCCATGCTCATGGCCGCCGCTTTCGTGGCGGAGGATGAGGGCGGCACGCTCCGGGGGGAAATTCTGGTCGCCGGCAGCGTGCACGAGGAATGTTTCGAGGGGGTGGCCTCCGAAGAAATCGGGAAAAAATGGCGTCCGGACGGGGTCATTATCGGCGAGGCCTCAAGCCTGAACCTGAAGCGGGGACAAAAGGGCCGGGCCGAAGTTCTGGTGGAAACCCTGGGGAAGCCGGCCCATTCCTCCCGACCCTCGGCGGGGATCAACGCCGTCAAAAAAATGTCCCGCCTCATTATGGACCTCGAAAAAAATTTCGTTCCTCCGGTTCATCCCGTTCTGGGGGACGGAATTTTGGAGGTGACCGACATCGTCTCCTCCCCCTGGCCCGGCGCTTCCGTCATTCCCGAAAGGTGCAGGGCCACCTTCGACAGACGCCTTTTGCCCGGAGAAAGCGAGGCCGACGTTCTGGAGCCTCTGGAGCGCATTTTCGAACGCCTCACAAAAGAAGACCCCACGTTTCAGGCCCGGGCCGTTCTCGCCGCGGGACGCGAAAAATGCTGCACCGGAGCCGACATTGAGGCGACGCGATTCGCCCCCGGCTGGATTCTGGAGGAAAATCACCCCTTCGTGCAAAAAGCCCTGGAGGGTCTGCGTTCCGTCGGGCAGAACCCGGAGCTGTCCCACTATACCTTCTGCACCAACGGCTCTTATTACGCGGGGAAAGCCGGCATTCCCACCCTTGGATACGGCGGCTCTCTGGAGGCTCTGGCCCACACGACGGACGAGTATATCGAGCTTGAACAGCTTTACGCCGCCTGCGAAGGATACTGCGGCATCATTCGCGCCATTTTAAAACAATAAAGGAGTTTGAAAAATGCTGTTTGTCTGTTATCCCAAATGCAGCACCTGTCAGAAGGCGCGCAAATGGCTGGAATCAAAGGGAATCGACTGCGAGCTTCGAGACATCAAAACGAACAACCCCAACGCCGAGGAAATTCGAAAATGGCACGCCCTCAGCGGTCTGCCGCTGAAAAAATTCTTCAACACCAGCGGCAACGTCTACAAAAACCTGAACCTCAGGGACAGGCTGCCGGAAATGAGCGAATCCGACCAGATCCGCCTGCTGGCCACGGACGGACTTCTGGTGAAACGCCCCCTCCTGATCGGCGACGACTTCGCGCTGGTGGGCTTCCGGGAAAGCGAGTGGGAGGCCCGTCTGAAGGAAAAGGGTTGTTGACAGTTCGCTTGTAATCTCTCTAAATATATGCTATCCTGGGCATTATGGATAGATTGGTTGGTATCGGTGATGCGGCTAAAATATTGGGAGTTTCCATCTCAACATTGAGACGTTGGGAGAAATCGGGACGTCTCATCGCAGAGCATACTGCCGGGGGACATAGGAGATATAATCTTTCAAAGCAGTTTCCTGAAAAATTCTGTAAAACTCAGGAATTTATGCGTACAACCATTGCTTATGCGAGAGTGTCCAGTAATGACCAGAAAAATGATTTGGAGCGTCAAAAACAGGTATTAGAATTATATTGTGCCAGTCGGGGATGGACGTTTGAAGTGGTAACGGATCTTGGTTCCGGCATGAATTATCATAAAAAAGG is a genomic window of Synergistaceae bacterium containing:
- a CDS encoding YgeY family selenium metabolism-linked hydrolase is translated as MLSENRKKMLRELCQDAIRTKSPSGREEGVASLLGKTMRKLGFARVETDRLGNVVGQIPLGGGGKRLLLEGHMDHVGPGDLSKWVHDPWGAEIEDGKLYGRGTSDMKGNLCAMLMAAAFVAEDEGGTLRGEILVAGSVHEECFEGVASEEIGKKWRPDGVIIGEASSLNLKRGQKGRAEVLVETLGKPAHSSRPSAGINAVKKMSRLIMDLEKNFVPPVHPVLGDGILEVTDIVSSPWPGASVIPERCRATFDRRLLPGESEADVLEPLERIFERLTKEDPTFQARAVLAAGREKCCTGADIEATRFAPGWILEENHPFVQKALEGLRSVGQNPELSHYTFCTNGSYYAGKAGIPTLGYGGSLEALAHTTDEYIELEQLYAACEGYCGIIRAILKQ
- a CDS encoding arsenate reductase family protein, with amino-acid sequence MLFVCYPKCSTCQKARKWLESKGIDCELRDIKTNNPNAEEIRKWHALSGLPLKKFFNTSGNVYKNLNLRDRLPEMSESDQIRLLATDGLLVKRPLLIGDDFALVGFRESEWEARLKEKGC
- a CDS encoding IS607 family transposase; translation: MDRLVGIGDAAKILGVSISTLRRWEKSGRLIAEHTAGGHRRYNLSKQFPEKFCKTQEFMRTTIAYARVSSNDQKNDLERQKQVLELYCASRGWTFEVVTDLGSGMNYHKKGLRKLLGAILEGKVGRLVVTHKDRLLRFGAELVFAICEAKNVEV